One genomic window of Acidobacteriota bacterium includes the following:
- the gltB gene encoding glutamate synthase large subunit: MSDYVKQYEANRQKLIDGHAYNPDDERDACGVGLVVSLDGKPKREIVAMGIAALKNVWHRGAVDADGKTGDGAGIRLDVPQDFFREHVIRTGHTPTDDRICVGQIFLPRTDFGAQEAGRTLVEREVLHFGFYIYGWRQPPVDVSVIGQKAKDTRPAIEQIMFRDARGRSPEELERALYICRRRIERRAREQAIPSFYVCSLSHKSLIYKGMFLAADIDNFYLDLRDERFVSAFAIYHQRYSTNTFPKWELAQPFRMIAHNGEINTLRGNKNWMKSHEIRMVSEAYGEHVDDIKPIIPDGTSDSGALDAVWELLCKSGRPAPMAKAMLIPEAWSKRESVMPTAHRALYDYCNSVMEPWDGPAGIAAYDGRWAVAGLDRNGLRPLRYALTTDGILAVGSETGMCPLGNHEIAKRGSIPAGGMIAADLKTGKFYEHREIVDFLAEQAPYEEWLQAVTELEPEIGPGPEPVLFNREELLRRETAAGYTLETLELILAPMAESAKEAIGSMGDDTAPAVLSSAYRPMSHFFRQNFSQVTNPPIDPLREGRVMSLRTRFKNLGNVLDTDKSQQEVFVLESPVLTTGMYERLHARLGLGTETIDCTFAADDVTAAEGAALKDALERIRREAEEAVRAGREHIILTDENQSASRIAAPMILATGAVHSHLVAQGLRTFCSITVRSAECLDTHYFAVLVGAGATCVNAYLAQDAIADRHARGLLGDLSLGQAVKNYKDAIEAGLLKIISKMGISVISSYRGGYNFEALGLSRALVADYFPGMSSRISGLGLAGLEENALVRHQKAFDEDVISLPVGGFYRLRASDELHALDGTLIHTLQAACDRGDYSIYRKYVDAVHARDPIQLRDLLDFKSAGAAIPLSQVQSINEIRKRFVTPGMSLGALSPEAHGTLNVAMNRIGAKSVSGEGGEDRARYRPLPNGDNMNSAVKQIASGRFGVTAEYLNECREIEIKVAQGAKPGEGGQLPGFKVTELIAKLRHATPGVTLISPPPHHDIYSIEDLAQLIYDLKQINPDCRVCVKLVAQSGVGTVAAGVAKAKADVILIAGGVGGTGASPQTSIKYAGLPWEIGLAEAHQVLSLNNLRDKITLRTDGGLRTGRDIVIAAMLGAEEYGIGTASLVAMGCIMVRQCHSNTCPVGVCTQDEALRARFSGSAEKVVNLMSFIAEDVREILASLGLKSLDEAIGRTDLLKQVSRGAAYLDDLDLNPLLLQVDTDAPVVYKPNRREPVPDTLDAQILRDAEPFFERGEKMQLEYGVENTTRAIGARASSRITRKFGMHSLPEGRLHIRLEGSAGQSLGAFSVQGLLLEVLGDANDYVGKGLSGATIVVTPRPRDRRSAVGDAIIGNTCLYGATAGKLFAAGTAGVRFGVRNSGAKAVVEGCGANGCEYMTNGRAMILGPIGDNFGAGMTGGAAYVWDPKARFDQVVNPDSIDWYPLADMADEHVGEAKALLEEHVRRTGSVRGRELLDDWETTLSQMLMIVPKEVAAMLLARKPPARRKQAERA, translated from the coding sequence ATGTCGGACTATGTGAAACAGTACGAAGCCAACCGTCAGAAACTGATCGACGGGCACGCCTATAACCCCGACGACGAACGCGACGCCTGCGGTGTCGGTCTGGTCGTGTCGCTGGACGGCAAGCCGAAGCGCGAAATCGTCGCGATGGGCATCGCGGCGCTGAAGAACGTCTGGCACCGCGGCGCCGTGGATGCCGATGGCAAGACGGGCGACGGCGCCGGCATCCGCCTCGACGTGCCGCAGGACTTTTTCCGTGAGCATGTGATCCGCACCGGCCACACACCGACGGATGACCGGATCTGTGTCGGCCAGATATTCCTTCCGCGTACGGATTTCGGCGCGCAGGAAGCTGGCCGCACGCTGGTCGAGCGCGAAGTGCTGCACTTCGGATTCTATATCTATGGCTGGCGCCAGCCGCCGGTGGACGTTTCCGTGATTGGCCAGAAAGCCAAGGACACGCGCCCCGCGATCGAACAAATCATGTTCCGCGATGCGCGCGGGCGCAGCCCTGAAGAGCTCGAGCGGGCGCTCTACATCTGCCGCCGCCGCATCGAGCGGCGCGCACGCGAACAGGCGATCCCTTCGTTCTATGTTTGCTCGCTCAGCCACAAGTCGCTGATCTACAAGGGCATGTTTCTCGCAGCCGACATCGACAACTTCTATCTAGACCTGCGCGACGAACGTTTCGTCTCCGCCTTTGCGATCTACCACCAGCGTTATTCGACCAACACGTTCCCGAAATGGGAGCTGGCCCAGCCCTTCCGGATGATCGCACACAACGGCGAGATCAACACGCTGCGCGGCAACAAGAACTGGATGAAGAGCCACGAGATCCGCATGGTCTCCGAGGCGTATGGTGAACACGTCGACGACATCAAGCCGATCATTCCGGATGGGACGTCTGACTCCGGCGCACTGGACGCGGTGTGGGAACTGCTTTGCAAATCCGGTCGTCCGGCACCGATGGCGAAGGCCATGCTGATTCCGGAAGCCTGGTCGAAGCGGGAGTCGGTCATGCCGACGGCGCACCGCGCACTCTATGACTATTGCAACTCCGTGATGGAGCCGTGGGATGGCCCGGCGGGCATCGCCGCCTATGACGGGCGTTGGGCGGTGGCGGGGCTTGACCGCAACGGCCTGCGGCCGCTGCGCTATGCTCTGACCACGGACGGTATCCTGGCAGTAGGCTCGGAGACCGGCATGTGCCCGCTCGGCAATCACGAGATCGCCAAGCGTGGGTCGATCCCGGCCGGCGGCATGATCGCGGCGGACCTGAAGACGGGCAAGTTCTACGAGCACCGCGAAATTGTAGACTTCCTCGCCGAGCAGGCACCGTACGAGGAGTGGCTGCAGGCAGTGACCGAGCTGGAGCCGGAAATCGGTCCGGGACCGGAACCGGTTCTGTTCAACCGCGAAGAACTGCTGCGCCGCGAGACGGCCGCCGGGTACACGCTTGAGACACTGGAGCTGATTCTTGCACCTATGGCCGAGAGCGCCAAGGAAGCCATCGGCTCGATGGGCGACGACACGGCGCCGGCGGTGCTGTCGTCGGCCTACAGGCCGATGAGCCACTTCTTCCGCCAGAATTTCAGCCAGGTCACGAACCCGCCGATCGATCCCCTGCGCGAGGGCCGGGTGATGAGCCTGCGCACGCGGTTCAAGAACCTCGGGAACGTTCTGGATACGGACAAGTCGCAGCAGGAAGTTTTCGTGCTGGAAAGTCCGGTACTGACCACCGGCATGTACGAGCGCCTGCATGCGCGCCTCGGTCTTGGCACTGAGACGATTGACTGCACCTTCGCTGCTGATGACGTGACGGCCGCTGAAGGGGCGGCGCTGAAGGACGCGCTAGAGCGGATCCGGCGTGAAGCCGAGGAGGCTGTGCGCGCAGGCCGGGAGCACATCATCCTGACTGATGAGAATCAGTCTGCCAGCCGCATCGCTGCGCCGATGATCCTCGCCACCGGCGCCGTGCACTCGCACCTCGTGGCGCAGGGCCTGCGCACCTTCTGTTCGATCACGGTTCGCTCGGCCGAATGTCTCGATACGCACTATTTTGCGGTTCTGGTCGGCGCCGGGGCGACGTGCGTCAACGCTTACCTCGCGCAGGATGCGATTGCCGACCGCCATGCGCGCGGGTTGCTCGGCGACCTTTCGCTCGGCCAGGCAGTCAAGAACTACAAGGACGCCATCGAGGCGGGTCTTCTGAAGATCATCTCCAAGATGGGCATCTCGGTGATCTCGTCCTATCGCGGTGGATACAATTTCGAGGCGCTGGGCCTCTCTCGCGCGCTGGTGGCGGATTATTTCCCCGGCATGTCGAGCCGGATTTCCGGGCTCGGTCTTGCGGGCCTCGAAGAGAACGCGCTGGTGCGCCACCAGAAGGCGTTCGACGAGGATGTGATCTCGCTGCCTGTCGGCGGGTTCTACCGGCTGCGCGCTTCGGACGAACTGCATGCGCTTGACGGCACCCTCATCCATACGCTGCAGGCGGCCTGCGATCGCGGCGACTATTCGATCTATCGCAAGTACGTCGACGCCGTGCATGCGCGCGATCCGATCCAGCTGCGTGACCTGCTCGACTTCAAGTCTGCCGGGGCAGCCATTCCGCTCTCCCAGGTCCAGTCGATCAACGAAATCCGCAAGCGGTTCGTCACCCCCGGCATGTCACTCGGCGCATTGTCACCTGAAGCGCACGGGACGCTGAACGTCGCCATGAACCGGATCGGCGCAAAGTCCGTATCCGGAGAGGGCGGGGAGGACCGCGCGCGCTATCGGCCGCTGCCGAACGGCGACAACATGAACTCGGCGGTCAAGCAGATCGCGTCCGGGCGCTTTGGTGTCACGGCGGAATACCTGAACGAGTGCCGCGAGATCGAGATCAAGGTGGCCCAGGGCGCCAAGCCGGGTGAAGGCGGGCAGCTGCCCGGTTTCAAGGTGACGGAACTGATCGCGAAACTGCGCCACGCGACACCCGGCGTGACGCTGATCTCGCCGCCGCCGCACCACGACATCTATTCGATCGAAGACCTCGCCCAGCTGATCTACGACCTGAAGCAGATCAACCCCGACTGCCGCGTGTGCGTGAAGCTTGTTGCGCAGTCCGGCGTCGGCACTGTGGCGGCCGGGGTGGCGAAGGCGAAGGCAGATGTCATCCTGATTGCGGGCGGGGTCGGCGGCACGGGCGCGAGCCCGCAGACATCGATCAAGTATGCTGGCCTTCCGTGGGAGATCGGCCTGGCCGAGGCCCATCAGGTCCTGTCGCTGAACAACCTGCGCGACAAGATCACCCTGCGCACCGATGGCGGCCTGCGCACGGGCCGGGATATCGTCATCGCGGCGATGCTCGGCGCTGAAGAGTATGGTATCGGCACGGCGTCGCTGGTCGCGATGGGCTGCATCATGGTGCGCCAGTGCCATTCGAACACTTGTCCCGTTGGCGTCTGCACGCAGGACGAAGCGCTCCGTGCGCGGTTCAGCGGTTCGGCCGAAAAGGTGGTCAACCTGATGAGCTTCATTGCCGAAGACGTACGCGAGATCCTCGCCTCGCTCGGCCTGAAGTCGCTCGACGAAGCGATCGGCCGCACTGACCTGTTGAAGCAGGTCAGCCGCGGCGCGGCCTATCTCGACGATCTCGACCTCAACCCGCTCCTGTTGCAGGTCGATACGGACGCGCCCGTAGTCTACAAGCCGAACCGGCGTGAACCCGTGCCCGACACGCTGGACGCGCAAATCCTGCGCGATGCTGAGCCGTTCTTCGAGCGCGGCGAGAAGATGCAGCTGGAATATGGTGTCGAGAATACAACGCGGGCCATCGGCGCGCGGGCAAGCTCGCGCATTACCCGCAAGTTCGGCATGCATTCGCTGCCGGAGGGCCGGCTGCATATCCGGCTCGAAGGTTCGGCCGGCCAGTCGCTTGGCGCATTCAGCGTGCAGGGCTTGCTGCTGGAAGTGCTGGGCGATGCCAACGATTATGTCGGCAAGGGCCTGTCGGGCGCGACCATCGTGGTCACGCCGCGTCCCCGCGACCGACGCTCGGCGGTCGGCGACGCCATCATCGGCAATACCTGCCTCTACGGCGCGACGGCCGGAAAGCTGTTCGCGGCGGGCACGGCCGGCGTGCGCTTCGGCGTGCGCAACTCTGGTGCAAAGGCCGTCGTGGAAGGCTGCGGGGCAAACGGCTGTGAGTACATGACCAACGGCCGGGCCATGATCCTCGGTCCGATCGGCGACAATTTCGGGGCCGGCATGACCGGCGGCGCAGCTTATGTCTGGGATCCGAAGGCGCGTTTCGACCAGGTCGTCAATCCGGACTCGATCGACTGGTATCCGCTCGCGGACATGGCCGACGAACACGTCGGAGAAGCCAAGGCCCTGCTCGAGGAACATGTCCGCCGGACCGGTTCGGTGCGGGGCCGCGAATTGCTCGATGATTGGGAAACGACCCTCAGCCAGATGCTGATGATCGTCCCGAAGGAAGTCGCCGCGATGCTGCTCGCCCGCAAACCCCCGGCACGCAGGAAGCAGGCCGAGCGCGCCTGA
- a CDS encoding DUF4349 domain-containing protein, with protein MNLRLPFAAAAASLLVLAACGSERSYDSSPAMAPPAPEAMMKSADAAYLADEESAGGGESAPDAPAGAVQYIAYAHSIGMRLPVKSIEPTMQAHIDACNKAGPAVCVITNSYMTAYSEDQASASLNLRATPAWIETFLAGVEAEAEAAKGEITSRQTTAEDLTVSIIDTDARLNAQTLLQARIEQLLKDRPGNLGELLETQRELARINGEIDSLKSSLAALRQRVNMSQLSISYETKINPISQGALSPLGDAFGSFFYNLTSALAAVITAFAVGLPWLLLIGALLWVWLRLIWPRIRRKKPPAA; from the coding sequence ATGAATCTCAGGCTTCCATTCGCGGCTGCGGCCGCATCCCTTCTTGTGCTGGCCGCGTGCGGATCCGAGCGCAGTTACGACTCGAGCCCGGCGATGGCGCCGCCAGCGCCAGAGGCCATGATGAAGTCGGCTGACGCCGCCTATCTGGCCGACGAAGAATCCGCGGGCGGCGGAGAGTCCGCGCCCGACGCGCCGGCGGGCGCGGTTCAGTACATTGCCTATGCCCACTCGATCGGCATGCGCCTGCCGGTAAAATCCATCGAGCCGACGATGCAGGCGCATATCGATGCCTGCAACAAGGCAGGTCCGGCAGTCTGCGTGATCACCAATTCGTACATGACCGCCTATTCCGAAGACCAGGCGTCCGCGTCGCTGAACCTGCGCGCGACGCCCGCGTGGATCGAAACTTTCCTCGCAGGTGTCGAGGCGGAAGCGGAAGCCGCAAAGGGCGAAATCACCAGCCGCCAGACGACCGCCGAAGACCTGACCGTTTCGATCATCGACACCGACGCCCGCCTGAATGCGCAAACCCTTCTTCAGGCGCGCATCGAACAGTTGCTGAAGGATCGCCCCGGCAATCTCGGCGAATTGCTTGAGACCCAGCGAGAGCTCGCTCGCATCAATGGCGAGATCGACTCGTTGAAATCCTCGCTCGCAGCGCTGCGCCAGCGCGTGAACATGAGCCAGCTCTCGATCAGCTATGAAACGAAGATCAACCCGATTTCGCAAGGCGCGCTCTCGCCGCTCGGCGATGCGTTCGGGAGCTTCTTCTACAATCTCACCAGCGCGCTCGCCGCCGTGATCACGGCCTTCGCAGTCGGCCTTCCCTGGCTGCTGCTGATCGGTGCCCTGCTCTGGGTGTGGCTGCGGCTGATCTGGCCGCGCATCCGCCGTAAGAAGCCGCCCGCGGCCTGA
- a CDS encoding methylmalonyl-CoA carboxyltransferase, which translates to MSWEKSIEELRRRERLAEHMGGDEPVERQRGRGKLTVRERVAFLADPGSFHEIGKIAGKATYGADDELAAFTPSTSVTGRARLDGKPVVILADDFTVRGGASDASIWQKMVQMIKMATEYRMPLVQMIDGTGGGGSVKSLEKDPRTYIPETPGWNEIVTGLSQVPFVSLALGPCAGMGAGRVAASHFSIMVKDLSQVFVAGPPVAIALGENVTKEELGGWKIQAQNGTVDNVVDSEADAFAAARRFLSYLPPSVHHLPERTPPTDDPKRREESLLSLVPKDGRTPYKPRRIIESTVDKGSFFEIGHDWGRGIVTGLARIDGFAVGIMAGDPFFLDGAWTADVCDKVSRHMDLCSTFHLPVIHFVDCPGFAVGVKAETAGVTRAGVRAMTAVYQADVPVCSVVIRKAYGLAGSAMMNQSKTKWRYCWPSGDWGSLPMAGGIEAAFRKELSEAENPEELKAQLYRKFEAIRSPFRTAESFLAEEIIDPRETRSLLGDFAHHAQRALQAGERRVTYRP; encoded by the coding sequence ATGAGCTGGGAAAAGTCGATCGAAGAATTGCGCCGGCGGGAACGCCTGGCGGAGCACATGGGCGGCGATGAGCCGGTGGAACGCCAGCGCGGGCGGGGCAAGTTGACCGTGCGGGAACGCGTGGCCTTCCTCGCCGACCCGGGAAGTTTCCATGAGATCGGCAAGATCGCCGGCAAGGCGACCTACGGGGCCGACGACGAACTGGCGGCGTTCACGCCCTCCACCTCCGTCACCGGACGAGCCCGGCTGGACGGCAAGCCGGTCGTGATTCTCGCCGATGACTTCACCGTGCGCGGCGGCGCCTCGGACGCCTCGATCTGGCAGAAGATGGTCCAGATGATCAAGATGGCGACCGAATACCGGATGCCACTGGTGCAGATGATCGACGGCACGGGCGGCGGCGGTTCGGTGAAGTCGCTGGAAAAGGATCCGCGCACCTATATTCCCGAAACACCGGGCTGGAACGAGATCGTCACCGGCCTGTCGCAGGTGCCGTTCGTCTCGCTGGCGCTCGGCCCGTGCGCGGGTATGGGCGCCGGTCGCGTAGCCGCCAGTCACTTCTCGATCATGGTGAAGGACCTCAGCCAGGTTTTCGTGGCCGGCCCGCCGGTCGCCATCGCGCTGGGCGAGAACGTCACCAAGGAAGAACTCGGCGGCTGGAAGATCCAGGCGCAGAACGGCACGGTGGACAATGTGGTAGACAGCGAAGCCGATGCTTTTGCAGCAGCCCGGCGCTTCCTGTCATACTTGCCGCCGTCAGTGCACCACCTCCCGGAGCGTACTCCGCCCACGGACGACCCGAAGCGCAGGGAAGAAAGTCTGCTGTCGCTGGTGCCGAAAGATGGCCGCACACCCTACAAGCCGCGCCGCATCATCGAATCGACGGTCGACAAGGGCAGCTTCTTCGAAATCGGACACGACTGGGGCCGCGGAATCGTGACCGGCCTTGCCCGCATTGATGGTTTCGCCGTCGGCATCATGGCCGGAGACCCGTTCTTCCTTGACGGGGCCTGGACCGCCGACGTGTGCGACAAGGTCAGCCGCCACATGGATCTCTGCTCTACCTTCCACCTGCCGGTCATCCACTTCGTCGATTGCCCCGGCTTCGCCGTGGGCGTGAAGGCGGAAACGGCGGGCGTCACCCGCGCCGGCGTGCGCGCCATGACGGCCGTCTACCAGGCGGATGTGCCGGTCTGTTCAGTCGTGATCCGCAAGGCCTACGGTTTGGCGGGATCGGCGATGATGAACCAGTCGAAGACCAAGTGGCGCTATTGCTGGCCTTCGGGCGACTGGGGTTCCCTGCCGATGGCCGGGGGCATCGAGGCGGCTTTCCGCAAGGAATTGTCGGAGGCCGAAAATCCGGAGGAGTTGAAAGCTCAGCTCTACCGGAAGTTCGAAGCCATCCGCTCGCCCTTCCGGACAGCAGAGAGTTTCCTGGCCGAGGAGATCATCGACCCCCGGGAGACGCGCAGCCTGCTGGGCGATTTCGCCCATCATGCCCAGAGGGCCCTGCAAGCGGGTGAGCGGCGTGTCACCTACCGGCCCTGA
- a CDS encoding SCP2 sterol-binding domain-containing protein, with protein sequence MDLAELTARASAAMAGGSDFKKKVKFDFGSVGKLLIDGVNNTASNSDDPADATISVNWDDFAKIASGAMDPTMAFMQGKLKVAGDMSVAMQLQSLMKKLAG encoded by the coding sequence ATGGATCTCGCAGAACTCACCGCGCGCGCCTCGGCAGCTATGGCTGGCGGCAGCGATTTCAAGAAAAAGGTCAAGTTTGACTTCGGCAGCGTCGGCAAGCTCCTGATCGACGGCGTAAACAACACCGCCAGCAATTCCGACGATCCGGCCGATGCGACCATTTCGGTGAACTGGGACGACTTCGCAAAGATCGCTTCGGGCGCCATGGACCCGACGATGGCCTTCATGCAGGGCAAACTGAAAGTCGCCGGCGACATGTCGGTGGCCATGCAGCTGCAGAGCCTGATGAAGAAGCTCGCCGGCTGA
- a CDS encoding alpha/beta hydrolase, translating to MADTQERQSTFVNLKDNPAPDGAEVIWFKGSAGRELRACAAPALSPSKPRGTVIVCPGRTEFIEKYFEVGRELQKMGFAVLILDWPGQGLSERLLDDSKKGHIDRFETFMGALARGLEELQDRLPRPHVCLAHSMGGAIALAAIAQDLVKVDAAAFSAPMWGIKSKFFGMSYLVWAMRATGRSGDYAVQPGPPERFESNIVTHDKRRWELQRRLIDAAPDLEVGPVTWGWLGASLDILATFTKPKALSRVTIPVFVASAAEEKLVDNTSHTDICRRLKDCDHTTIEGAMHEILMETDDRRAEFWSGFQKLLKRAGI from the coding sequence ATGGCGGATACCCAGGAACGGCAGTCGACCTTCGTGAACCTGAAGGACAACCCGGCCCCGGACGGTGCTGAGGTCATCTGGTTCAAGGGCAGCGCCGGCCGCGAGCTGCGGGCCTGCGCCGCGCCCGCCCTGTCTCCCAGCAAGCCGCGCGGCACGGTCATCGTCTGCCCGGGGCGTACCGAGTTCATCGAGAAGTATTTCGAGGTCGGGCGCGAATTGCAGAAGATGGGCTTTGCCGTCCTGATTCTCGACTGGCCGGGGCAGGGCCTGTCCGAACGCCTGCTCGACGACAGCAAGAAGGGTCACATCGACCGCTTCGAGACGTTCATGGGCGCGCTGGCCCGCGGGCTTGAGGAATTGCAGGACCGCCTGCCGCGCCCGCACGTCTGCCTTGCCCACTCGATGGGCGGCGCGATCGCCCTCGCCGCGATCGCGCAGGATCTGGTCAAGGTCGACGCCGCCGCGTTTTCGGCCCCGATGTGGGGCATCAAGTCGAAATTCTTCGGCATGAGCTATCTTGTCTGGGCCATGCGGGCGACCGGTAGGTCGGGCGACTATGCCGTCCAGCCGGGCCCGCCCGAGCGGTTCGAAAGCAACATCGTCACCCACGACAAGCGCCGCTGGGAATTGCAGCGCCGGCTGATCGATGCGGCGCCGGACCTTGAAGTCGGCCCCGTCACCTGGGGTTGGCTGGGCGCATCGCTCGACATTCTCGCCACCTTCACAAAGCCGAAGGCGCTCTCAAGGGTAACGATCCCCGTCTTCGTCGCATCCGCCGCCGAGGAAAAGCTCGTCGACAATACATCGCATACGGACATCTGCCGCCGCCTGAAGGATTGTGACCACACCACGATTGAAGGCGCGATGCATGAGATCCTCATGGAGACCGACGACCGGCGGGCAGAGTTCTGGAGCGGCTTCCAGAAGCTGTTGAAGCGCGCCGGAATCTGA
- a CDS encoding AMP-binding protein: protein MAVISLSRIVAHWAGVQPARTVLHHEGAELTWAELEARTNRLARAYQALGVKQDDFVTIALPNGIEFFEACLATWKAGATPQPVSSRLPKLERDQIIEVGAPSLVVGVEAGEYAPIACLPTGFEPDAALPNTPLPEMTSISYKAMTSGGSTGRPKLIVSKSPAATDPDVPLLEIPQQGCMLIPGPLYHNGPFLWAMTALFKGCKVVVTTRFDAEETLRLIEAHKVDVVYTVPTMMRRIWALPDDVRARYDLSSLKALWHLAAPCPAWLKECFIDWLGAEVIWELYGGTEGQGSTTIQGTEWLKHKGSVGKPVETCEMKVVNEAGETLKPGEVGEVFIRPHTGAGSTYHYIGAEAKAIEGGWESLGDMGWMDADGYLYLTDRLSDMILVGGANIYPAEVEAAIDAFPGVRSSAVIGLPDEDMGARLHAVIDRPEGPADPKAMEAHLAERLVRYKVPKSFEYVGEPVRDDAGKVRRKALREARLASS from the coding sequence ATGGCCGTCATTTCACTGTCTCGCATCGTGGCGCACTGGGCAGGCGTGCAGCCGGCACGCACCGTGCTCCACCATGAAGGGGCGGAGCTGACCTGGGCGGAGCTGGAGGCGCGCACCAACCGGCTCGCGCGCGCCTACCAGGCGCTGGGCGTCAAGCAGGACGACTTCGTCACGATTGCCCTGCCCAACGGGATCGAATTCTTTGAAGCCTGCCTCGCCACCTGGAAAGCCGGCGCGACGCCCCAGCCTGTGTCTTCTCGCTTGCCGAAACTGGAGCGCGACCAGATCATCGAGGTGGGCGCCCCAAGCCTGGTCGTCGGCGTCGAGGCCGGTGAGTATGCGCCGATAGCCTGCCTGCCTACCGGCTTCGAACCGGATGCGGCTTTGCCCAACACACCCCTGCCGGAAATGACCTCCATCAGCTACAAGGCGATGACATCCGGCGGCTCCACCGGGCGGCCGAAACTGATTGTTTCAAAGTCGCCGGCCGCGACCGACCCCGACGTGCCGCTGCTGGAAATCCCGCAGCAGGGCTGCATGCTGATCCCCGGCCCGCTCTATCACAACGGCCCGTTCCTCTGGGCGATGACGGCCCTGTTCAAGGGCTGCAAGGTGGTCGTGACGACGCGCTTCGACGCGGAGGAAACGCTGCGCCTGATCGAGGCCCACAAGGTGGACGTCGTCTACACGGTGCCGACCATGATGCGGCGCATCTGGGCGCTGCCGGACGACGTGCGCGCGCGCTACGATCTCTCCAGCCTGAAGGCGCTCTGGCACCTTGCGGCGCCGTGTCCCGCCTGGCTGAAGGAATGCTTCATCGACTGGCTCGGCGCCGAAGTGATCTGGGAACTCTATGGCGGCACCGAAGGACAGGGGTCCACAACCATTCAGGGTACGGAATGGCTGAAGCACAAGGGCTCGGTCGGCAAGCCGGTCGAGACCTGCGAGATGAAAGTGGTCAACGAGGCGGGTGAAACGCTGAAGCCCGGAGAAGTCGGGGAAGTGTTCATCCGTCCACATACAGGTGCTGGCAGCACCTATCACTATATCGGCGCCGAGGCCAAGGCGATCGAAGGCGGCTGGGAAAGCCTCGGCGACATGGGCTGGATGGACGCCGATGGCTACCTCTACCTGACCGACCGGTTGTCGGACATGATTCTCGTCGGCGGCGCCAACATCTATCCGGCCGAAGTCGAAGCCGCGATCGATGCCTTCCCCGGCGTGCGTTCTTCCGCCGTCATCGGATTGCCGGACGAAGACATGGGCGCGCGCCTGCACGCGGTGATCGACCGGCCGGAGGGCCCCGCCGATCCGAAAGCTATGGAGGCCCACCTCGCGGAGCGGCTTGTGCGTTACAAGGTGCCGAAGAGTTTCGAATATGTCGGCGAGCCGGTCCGCGATGACGCCGGCAAGGTCCGCCGCAAGGCGCTTCGGGAAGCCCGTCTCGCAAGCTCTTGA
- a CDS encoding NAD(P)-dependent alcohol dehydrogenase, whose product MKVAAVKKPGGLDKLVIETRPDPKPKAGEVLVRVRASSLNYHDFIVALGGIPTPDGRIPMSDGAGEVVAVGEGVTKWKVGDKVISLFFPGWQSGQIEAAGFASVPGDGADGFGAELVAAPETSFTRMPAGWTFDEAATLPCAALTAWRGMFVETKTKPGDWVLVQGTGGVSIFGLQFAKAAGARVIATSSSEAKLEKLKALGADHVINYKETPDWGRKAFELTGGRGVDEVVEIGGPGTMAQSINACRPGGHISLIGVLTGVSGEVPTAALFSRNVTVSGITVGSRRHQEDMVDALDASTIRPVIDSRYPLDQIAAAFAHQASQQHFGKIVLTI is encoded by the coding sequence ATGAAAGTAGCAGCCGTCAAGAAACCCGGCGGGCTCGACAAGCTCGTCATTGAAACGCGCCCAGACCCGAAGCCGAAGGCCGGCGAAGTGCTGGTGCGCGTGCGGGCAAGCTCGCTCAACTATCACGACTTCATCGTCGCCCTCGGCGGCATCCCGACGCCGGACGGTCGCATCCCGATGTCGGACGGCGCGGGCGAAGTGGTCGCCGTCGGCGAAGGCGTCACCAAATGGAAGGTCGGCGACAAGGTCATCTCGCTGTTCTTCCCGGGCTGGCAGTCCGGCCAGATCGAAGCAGCAGGCTTTGCCAGTGTGCCGGGCGACGGCGCGGACGGGTTCGGCGCGGAACTGGTTGCGGCGCCCGAGACATCCTTCACGCGCATGCCGGCTGGCTGGACATTCGATGAAGCGGCGACGTTGCCGTGCGCCGCGCTTACCGCCTGGCGCGGCATGTTCGTCGAGACGAAGACCAAGCCGGGCGACTGGGTGCTGGTGCAGGGCACTGGCGGCGTCTCGATCTTCGGGCTCCAGTTCGCCAAGGCGGCAGGCGCGCGCGTCATCGCCACTTCTTCGTCGGAGGCCAAGCTCGAAAAACTGAAGGCGCTCGGCGCCGACCACGTGATCAACTACAAGGAAACGCCGGACTGGGGCCGCAAGGCGTTTGAACTGACCGGCGGACGCGGCGTCGACGAAGTGGTCGAGATCGGCGGGCCGGGCACCATGGCGCAGTCGATCAATGCCTGCCGTCCTGGCGGTCACATCTCGCTGATCGGCGTGCTGACCGGCGTCTCCGGCGAAGTGCCGACCGCCGCGCTGTTCTCACGCAACGTCACCGTCTCGGGCATCACGGTTGGCTCGCGCCGCCATCAGGAAGACATGGTCGACGCGCTCGATGCCAGCACCATCCGGCCGGTCATCGACAGCCGCTATCCGCTTGACCAGATCGCAGCCGCTTTCGCCCATCAGGCCAGCCAGCAGCACTTCGGCAAGATCGTCCTGACGATCTGA